Proteins from a single region of Cytophagaceae bacterium:
- the hisH gene encoding imidazole glycerol phosphate synthase subunit HisH, which translates to MVGIIDYNMGNVSSISNMLKKIGEKNIITNDLGILSECDRLILPGVGSFDNGINNLRILGLDEFLVNKFHQNIPILGICLGMQLFAKNSEEGNQDGLGLVDGDVVSFKGKIEERYKIPHMGWNYANFLNTDYWGNSQKNKFYFVHSYYLSLYDSSNILCEAKYGINFCAGFKVKNLIGVQFHPEKSHKYGIEFLSIF; encoded by the coding sequence ATGGTTGGAATCATTGATTATAATATGGGAAATGTTAGTTCCATATCTAATATGTTAAAAAAAATAGGAGAAAAAAATATCATTACAAATGATTTAGGAATTTTGAGTGAGTGTGATAGGCTTATTTTACCCGGTGTGGGAAGTTTTGATAATGGAATAAACAACTTAAGAATATTAGGTTTGGATGAGTTTTTAGTTAATAAATTTCATCAAAATATTCCAATATTAGGTATTTGTCTTGGGATGCAGCTATTTGCTAAAAACAGTGAAGAGGGAAATCAGGATGGTTTAGGATTAGTTGATGGCGATGTAGTAAGCTTTAAAGGAAAAATTGAGGAGAGGTATAAAATTCCTCACATGGGATGGAATTATGCAAATTTTTTAAATACAGATTATTGGGGAAATTCACAAAAAAATAAGTTTTACTTTGTGCACTCTTATTACTTAAGTCTATATGATAGTTCCAATATTTTATGCGAAGCGAAATATGGTATTAATTTTTGTGCAGGTTTTAAAGTAAAGAATTTAATTGGAGTTCAATTTCATCCCGAGAAAAGTCACAAATATGGGATTGAATTTTTAAGTATTTTTTAA
- a CDS encoding Gfo/Idh/MocA family oxidoreductase: MKRFALIGAAGYIAPRHMKAIKDTGNELVAAYDPYDGVGIMDSHFPNADFFTEFERFDRHIDKLRRQGNPIDFISICSPNYLHDAHIRFGLRAGCDVICEKPLVLNPWNVDALQEIERETGRNVFTILQLRLHPAIIALREKVLNGPKDKIYDVELKYMTSRGKWYHHSWKGDMSKSGGIATNIGVHFFDMLTWVFGDVKENVVLKHTNETAAGYLHLERAKVNWVLSIDFNQIPEEIKVQGKRTYRTLNMDGIEIEFSDGFTELHTNSYKQILNGFGFGLNDSKTAIGIVSEIRNNAK; encoded by the coding sequence ATGAAAAGATTTGCATTAATTGGGGCAGCTGGATATATCGCACCTAGACACATGAAAGCAATAAAAGATACAGGCAATGAATTAGTGGCAGCCTATGACCCTTACGATGGAGTTGGTATTATGGATAGTCACTTTCCTAATGCAGATTTTTTTACCGAATTCGAAAGGTTTGACAGACATATTGATAAGCTGAGAAGACAAGGAAACCCCATTGATTTTATAAGTATTTGTTCCCCCAACTACTTGCACGATGCTCACATCCGATTTGGTCTTAGAGCTGGTTGCGATGTGATTTGTGAAAAACCTTTGGTGCTCAATCCCTGGAACGTTGATGCTTTGCAAGAAATTGAGAGAGAAACCGGTAGAAATGTTTTTACGATACTTCAACTCAGATTGCACCCTGCAATTATTGCACTTAGGGAGAAAGTACTTAATGGACCGAAAGATAAAATTTATGATGTAGAGCTAAAATATATGACTTCCAGAGGAAAATGGTACCACCATAGTTGGAAAGGAGATATGAGCAAATCTGGAGGTATTGCAACTAATATAGGGGTCCATTTTTTTGATATGTTAACATGGGTTTTTGGAGATGTAAAGGAGAATGTTGTGTTAAAACATACAAATGAAACTGCTGCTGGATATTTACATTTGGAAAGAGCCAAAGTGAATTGGGTTTTAAGTATTGATTTCAATCAAATTCCTGAAGAAATTAAGGTGCAAGGAAAAAGAACTTACCGTACACTAAATATGGATGGTATAGAAATAGAGTTCTCGGATGGTTTCACCGAGTTACATACTAATAGTTATAAACAAATTTTAAATGGTTTTGGTTTCGGGTTAAATGATTCAAAAACTGCAATTGGTATTGTTAGTGAAATTAGAAACAATGCTAAATAA
- a CDS encoding glycosyltransferase, which produces MISFAPMLFDARIQKEANSLLKAGYKVDIFYIEDEEMLESIPNLKDALDNYSISMSGINSTPVILWTKKKFTSVKTLKRTFQLIEIIFKFSLILIKTKFDIIHIHDLKPGFVGLLAKLFKGAKIVYDAHELEYTTGGKGFEWLFKMYEWFLLKFSDRNITVNSTICSYMVNEYNCNVTVVGNRPLYVESKDLQPIDFNKKLGLSGDNIFLIYVGYLSVGTRGIEQIIKALALMKHDCFFLILGVGRILAFKEYINRFIVENELSSYKDKVHFLEPVPPNEVINYISGSDLSMMLYQKNSENSEINSPNKLYQSIIARTPILASNNKSFPKIILNNKFGKIGEVVDESSSFEIAKKN; this is translated from the coding sequence ATGATTTCATTTGCACCCATGCTTTTTGATGCAAGAATTCAAAAAGAAGCAAATAGTCTTTTAAAAGCTGGATATAAAGTTGATATTTTTTATATAGAAGATGAAGAAATGCTTGAAAGTATTCCAAATTTAAAGGATGCTTTGGACAATTATTCCATTTCGATGTCAGGTATAAATAGTACACCAGTCATTTTATGGACAAAGAAAAAATTCACTTCGGTTAAAACATTGAAAAGGACTTTTCAATTAATTGAAATTATTTTTAAATTTAGTTTAATTTTAATAAAAACAAAATTTGATATTATTCATATTCATGATTTGAAACCTGGTTTTGTCGGGTTATTAGCTAAGCTTTTTAAAGGAGCTAAAATTGTTTACGATGCTCATGAACTGGAATATACTACAGGTGGCAAAGGATTTGAATGGCTATTTAAGATGTATGAATGGTTTTTACTTAAATTTTCAGATAGAAATATAACGGTCAATAGTACCATTTGTTCCTACATGGTAAATGAATATAATTGCAATGTTACTGTGGTAGGAAATAGACCTCTTTACGTTGAAAGTAAAGATTTACAACCTATTGATTTTAACAAGAAATTAGGATTATCGGGTGATAACATATTTTTAATATATGTTGGTTATTTATCAGTTGGAACTAGAGGAATTGAACAAATCATTAAGGCTTTAGCATTAATGAAACATGATTGCTTTTTTTTGATTTTGGGCGTAGGAAGAATATTGGCATTTAAAGAATATATAAATCGATTTATTGTGGAAAATGAACTATCTAGTTATAAGGATAAAGTTCATTTTTTAGAGCCAGTTCCCCCTAATGAGGTAATTAATTATATTTCTGGAAGTGATTTATCTATGATGTTGTATCAAAAAAATAGTGAAAATAGTGAAATTAATTCGCCAAATAAATTATATCAATCTATAATTGCAAGAACTCCAATATTAGCTAGCAATAATAAATCTTTTCCAAAAATAATCCTAAATAATAAATTTGGAAAAATTGGCGAGGTGGTTGATGAGTCTTCAAGTTTTGAAATTGCAAAAAAAAATTGA
- a CDS encoding N-acetyltransferase, whose translation MADIFIHSSAIIDEGCEIGEGTKIWHFSHIMPNCRIGKNCNIGQNVVVSPEVILGNNVKVQNNVSIYTGVICEDDVFLGPSMVFTNVINPRSAINRKGEYLKTRVGMGATIGANATIVCGHDIGEFAFIGAGAVVTKSIKAFALVVGNPAKQIGWMSEFGHRLTFNIENVAICPESKINYELIDGHVFRMKNV comes from the coding sequence ATGGCTGATATATTTATTCATTCTTCTGCAATTATTGATGAGGGATGTGAAATCGGTGAGGGAACTAAAATTTGGCATTTTTCTCACATTATGCCAAATTGTAGAATTGGAAAAAATTGCAATATAGGACAGAATGTTGTTGTGTCTCCGGAGGTTATTCTAGGAAATAATGTTAAGGTTCAGAACAATGTTTCAATTTACACCGGGGTAATATGTGAGGATGACGTATTTTTAGGGCCATCAATGGTATTTACCAATGTGATAAATCCAAGAAGTGCTATTAACCGAAAAGGCGAGTATCTAAAAACCAGAGTTGGAATGGGAGCCACAATCGGTGCAAATGCTACTATTGTATGTGGTCATGACATTGGTGAATTTGCTTTTATAGGAGCAGGAGCGGTGGTGACTAAATCAATAAAGGCTTTTGCTTTGGTTGTAGGTAATCCTGCCAAACAAATTGGTTGGATGAGCGAGTTTGGACATAGACTCACATTCAATATAGAAAACGTTGCAATTTGCCCTGAATCAAAAATTAATTATGAATTGATTGATGGTCATGTTTTTAGGATGAAAAATGTTTAA
- the hisF gene encoding imidazole glycerol phosphate synthase subunit HisF, producing the protein MLQNRVIPILLLNNKGVYKTVKFGNQRYIGDPINIVKIFNEKEVDELVIFDTGVTLNKSEIDFKYLSNITSEAFMPLAYGGGIKNITDCKKLFYLGFEKVILNSIVHLKPEIIKEITSLFGSQSVAVCIDYKKNFWGDYEIFYESGKKKSKYKFFDFIKMIIDFGVGELIFQSVEKDGVMQGFDYELVDFLQNKINVPIIIAGGGKSHSELQNILDLGISPAAASMFIYYGKHNAVLISYPNESSLNRTML; encoded by the coding sequence ATGCTGCAAAATAGAGTTATTCCAATATTATTATTAAATAATAAAGGTGTTTATAAAACAGTAAAATTTGGTAACCAACGGTATATAGGAGACCCTATAAACATTGTCAAAATTTTTAATGAAAAGGAAGTTGATGAGCTTGTAATTTTTGATACAGGGGTTACTTTAAATAAATCTGAGATTGATTTTAAATATTTAAGCAATATTACATCTGAAGCATTTATGCCTCTTGCATATGGAGGTGGCATAAAGAATATTACCGATTGTAAGAAGTTGTTTTATTTAGGATTTGAAAAGGTAATTCTAAATTCAATTGTCCATTTGAAACCAGAAATCATCAAAGAAATAACCTCATTGTTTGGCAGCCAAAGCGTTGCTGTGTGTATTGATTATAAAAAAAATTTCTGGGGTGATTATGAGATTTTTTATGAATCAGGAAAAAAGAAGTCTAAGTATAAATTTTTTGATTTCATTAAAATGATTATTGATTTTGGAGTCGGAGAATTAATATTCCAATCTGTTGAAAAGGATGGGGTTATGCAAGGATTTGATTATGAATTAGTGGATTTTCTTCAAAATAAAATAAATGTTCCAATAATAATAGCAGGTGGGGGGAAAAGTCACTCTGAATTGCAAAATATTTTAGATTTAGGAATATCTCCAGCGGCCGCAAGTATGTTTATTTATTATGGTAAACATAATGCCGTTTTAATAAGCTACCCCAATGAGTCATCTTTAAACCGAACAATGTTATGA
- the wecB gene encoding UDP-N-acetylglucosamine 2-epimerase (non-hydrolyzing) gives MKFVTVVGARPQFIKASILSNFFKDSGIVDEITIHTGQHYDDNMSSVFFETLNIPKPKYFLGISNMSHGQMTGQMLLEIEKILMFEKPSLIIVYGDTNSTLAGALAASKLGIKICHIEAGLRSFNNLMPEEINRKITDHLSDLLFSHYLGSVNNLKNEGITKNVFISGDIMKDACLHYAKDNINRSEILSKYKLEQNNYVICTIHRQENTDDLNTLKFLINNLNELSKEIKIVFPIHPRTKKIIRENNILLSSKIIEIDPIDYFDAMRLIKSSKIVLTDSGGLQKEAFYLGKQCITLRTETEWIELVEHGYNILFNRYSQISLLDLYRERCKLEVLDFDLYGDGNCGKMIFDNIIHFVQDEE, from the coding sequence ATGAAGTTTGTAACAGTTGTTGGAGCTAGGCCTCAGTTTATAAAGGCTTCTATATTATCTAATTTTTTTAAAGATTCTGGAATTGTTGATGAAATTACGATTCACACGGGTCAACATTATGATGATAATATGTCAAGTGTCTTTTTTGAAACATTAAATATCCCCAAGCCAAAGTATTTTCTGGGGATTTCTAATATGTCTCATGGGCAAATGACTGGGCAGATGTTATTGGAGATTGAAAAAATATTAATGTTTGAAAAACCATCTTTAATAATAGTTTATGGAGACACAAATTCTACTTTGGCAGGGGCCTTAGCTGCATCAAAATTAGGTATTAAAATTTGCCACATTGAAGCAGGATTAAGATCATTTAACAACCTGATGCCCGAAGAGATTAATCGTAAAATAACAGATCATCTATCTGATTTACTTTTTTCACACTATCTTGGTTCGGTAAACAATTTGAAAAATGAAGGAATTACAAAAAATGTTTTTATTTCTGGGGATATTATGAAAGACGCTTGTCTTCATTATGCGAAAGATAATATTAATAGAAGTGAAATTCTTTCAAAATATAAATTAGAGCAAAATAATTATGTAATTTGTACAATTCATAGGCAAGAAAATACCGATGATTTAAATACATTAAAGTTTTTAATTAATAATTTGAATGAATTATCCAAAGAAATTAAAATAGTCTTTCCTATTCACCCTAGAACAAAAAAAATAATAAGAGAAAACAATATTTTACTGTCATCAAAAATAATTGAAATTGACCCTATCGATTATTTTGATGCAATGAGGTTAATTAAATCTTCAAAAATTGTATTGACAGACTCTGGTGGTCTTCAAAAAGAAGCTTTTTACTTGGGGAAACAATGTATAACTCTAAGAACAGAAACAGAATGGATTGAACTAGTTGAGCATGGTTATAACATTTTATTTAATAGATATTCACAGATTTCCTTATTAGATCTCTATAGGGAAAGGTGTAAATTAGAGGTACTGGATTTTGATTTATATGGTGACGGAAATTGCGGAAAAATGATTTTTGATAATATTATACATTTTGTACAGGATGAGGAATAG
- a CDS encoding N-acetyl sugar amidotransferase — protein MNKKAYQICTRTIMDTSDPEITFNENGESNYCEDFDKLKNKIWFPNQEGGRKIEEIVSKIKNDGKGKEYDCIIGLSGGIDSSFLAYKASKLGLRILAVHVDGGWNSELAVQNIEQIVKVCKIDLHTHVVDWQEMRDLQIAYLKSAIANQDVPQDHAFFAALYGFAIKNNINWVLHGSNIATEFILPTSWGYHAMDSKSLLSIHKQFGSIKLKSFPIVNFFDYHFYFPFIKKMKVARLLNYMYYDRELAINTLIKEVGFKDYGGKHSESRFTKFFQGYYLPVKFGIDKRRAHLSSMILSGIISREEALVEINKSPYNPDTISEDFDYISKKLEITSNDLKKLLELPNKSYKDYPNNEWLVKVKSRIRKSLKK, from the coding sequence ATGAATAAAAAAGCATATCAAATATGTACCCGCACAATAATGGATACCTCGGATCCGGAAATAACCTTTAACGAGAATGGAGAAAGTAATTATTGTGAAGATTTTGATAAATTAAAAAATAAAATTTGGTTCCCAAATCAAGAAGGGGGAAGAAAAATCGAAGAAATCGTTTCCAAAATAAAAAATGATGGTAAGGGTAAAGAGTATGATTGCATAATTGGCTTAAGTGGTGGTATTGACAGCTCTTTTTTGGCATATAAGGCAAGCAAATTAGGCTTAAGAATTCTAGCAGTTCATGTGGATGGAGGGTGGAATTCTGAGTTAGCAGTTCAAAATATTGAACAAATTGTAAAAGTTTGTAAAATTGACTTACATACGCATGTTGTTGATTGGCAGGAAATGAGAGATTTGCAAATTGCTTACCTAAAATCTGCTATTGCAAATCAAGATGTTCCTCAGGACCATGCATTTTTTGCAGCTTTATATGGTTTCGCAATAAAAAATAATATTAATTGGGTACTTCACGGTAGTAATATTGCAACGGAATTTATTTTACCAACTTCTTGGGGGTATCATGCAATGGATTCAAAATCACTACTTTCAATTCATAAACAATTTGGAAGTATAAAGCTTAAATCATTTCCAATTGTAAATTTTTTTGATTATCATTTTTATTTTCCTTTTATAAAAAAGATGAAAGTTGCAAGGTTATTGAATTATATGTATTATGATAGAGAACTTGCAATTAATACCTTAATAAAAGAGGTTGGTTTTAAAGATTATGGAGGTAAGCATTCAGAATCACGTTTCACGAAATTTTTCCAAGGTTATTATTTACCGGTAAAATTTGGAATTGATAAAAGAAGAGCTCATTTATCATCAATGATTTTATCTGGAATCATTTCAAGAGAAGAAGCATTAGTAGAAATTAATAAATCGCCATATAATCCCGATACAATTAGTGAGGATTTTGATTATATATCTAAAAAACTAGAAATTACTTCTAATGACTTAAAAAAACTTTTGGAATTGCCAAATAAGTCCTATAAAGATTATCCAAACAATGAATGGTTAGTGAAAGTAAAATCAAGAATCAGGAAATCTCTAAAAAAATAA
- a CDS encoding oligosaccharide flippase family protein: MKLETMLNKFDKKYFRNILLVFTGTFLSQAIVIGFSPFLTRIYTPENFGVFNLFISIITVGSIFSTGRYEISILQPQNIIESLNLTKLSVLISLGSTVVLSLFLFFIKIEKIDEIKYFIPISVFLTAFYQIILNYLNKGEKYKSISISKFVKSLFLVIFQIGFSFYYLNGLIIGYIISIFISSFYLLIQSKLTFLFFLKFRINELTELLKKYINYPKFSLFADTINSFTNQMPLFFIFLIYGEKEAGFYGLTLRLLGLPLVFISNSILEVFKQNAVNEVQSIGNCSKTFIKTFLILIVISLPIFIVFGFFSPNIFSFLFGNNWINSGHYAQILVFLFFFKFIVSPLSFVLYIYNKQKIDLIWQILLFFVTIIIFFLFSKYLNVESVLMVYSIFYSIMYIVLFFISFKISNLKYGWNH, translated from the coding sequence GTGAAATTAGAAACAATGCTAAATAAGTTCGATAAAAAATATTTTAGAAATATTCTCTTGGTTTTTACAGGAACATTCTTATCTCAAGCTATTGTGATAGGTTTTTCTCCTTTTTTGACAAGAATTTATACTCCTGAAAATTTTGGGGTTTTTAATTTATTTATCTCAATTATTACAGTAGGTTCAATTTTTTCAACAGGTAGATATGAAATTTCAATACTTCAACCTCAGAATATAATTGAATCTTTAAATTTAACAAAGTTAAGTGTATTAATATCTTTAGGTTCGACAGTTGTTTTATCACTTTTTTTATTTTTTATAAAAATTGAAAAAATTGATGAGATTAAATATTTTATTCCAATAAGTGTTTTTCTAACTGCTTTTTATCAAATTATACTTAACTATTTAAATAAGGGGGAGAAGTATAAAAGTATTAGTATATCAAAATTTGTAAAGTCTTTATTTTTAGTTATTTTCCAAATTGGGTTTTCATTTTATTATTTAAATGGACTTATTATTGGATATATAATATCAATTTTTATTTCTTCTTTTTATCTCTTAATTCAGTCAAAACTTACATTTTTGTTTTTTTTAAAATTCAGAATAAATGAATTAACTGAATTGTTGAAAAAATATATTAATTACCCGAAGTTCTCTCTTTTTGCTGATACAATTAATAGCTTTACCAATCAAATGCCTTTATTCTTTATTTTTTTAATTTATGGAGAAAAGGAGGCTGGGTTTTATGGACTGACATTGAGATTATTAGGCTTACCTCTTGTTTTTATTTCGAATTCAATTTTAGAAGTTTTTAAGCAAAATGCAGTAAATGAGGTACAAAGTATAGGTAATTGTAGTAAAACATTTATAAAAACGTTCTTAATTTTAATTGTTATTTCATTGCCAATTTTTATTGTATTCGGTTTTTTTTCTCCAAATATTTTTTCATTTTTATTTGGAAATAATTGGATTAATTCAGGACATTATGCACAAATATTAGTCTTTCTATTCTTTTTTAAGTTTATTGTTAGCCCTTTAAGTTTCGTTCTATACATTTACAATAAACAAAAAATTGACTTAATTTGGCAAATATTATTATTTTTTGTAACAATCATTATATTCTTTTTATTTTCAAAATATCTAAATGTCGAAAGTGTCTTAATGGTTTACTCAATTTTTTATTCAATTATGTATATCGTTTTATTTTTTATTTCATTTAAAATTTCAAACTTAAAGTATGGTTGGAATCATTGA
- a CDS encoding lipopolysaccharide biosynthesis protein, translating into MGENEDILVIDFKALFSIVWKNKWWIILITSIFTVLGGIYAFTAREEFVSEGKLLPEISGGAGNSLGSLANLVGIGGFELGLKNNTDAIRPDLYPDILQATPFFMNLLKKEITTKSAQKEVFEKFYHRLIEENEKFEDKFLKTPKGKPDGVVVINRLTEDRIKDLKDRISASIDKKTGVISISVKMPDPVVAADVAKFAIDYMTNYITNYRTEKIRKEVDFLSDKVAASKGKYYATQERKAQYTDMFQAPTIRLQTADVQRERLESEYKISANVYNELLKKLEEARLKLHQETPVFQIAQAPVVPNLKSEPQKAIIIIIFSIFGGIIGAFFILIYKNNFRKIIKNI; encoded by the coding sequence ATGGGAGAAAATGAAGATATTTTGGTGATTGATTTCAAGGCTCTGTTCAGTATTGTCTGGAAGAATAAATGGTGGATAATTCTAATAACAAGTATTTTCACTGTTTTAGGAGGAATTTATGCATTTACTGCCCGTGAAGAATTTGTTTCAGAAGGAAAACTTTTGCCTGAGATATCTGGAGGTGCCGGCAATAGCCTGGGTAGTTTGGCGAATTTGGTGGGTATCGGCGGTTTTGAATTGGGACTCAAAAATAATACAGATGCAATCAGACCCGATTTGTATCCAGACATTTTACAAGCTACTCCTTTTTTTATGAATTTATTAAAAAAAGAGATTACGACCAAAAGTGCTCAAAAAGAGGTTTTTGAGAAATTTTACCATAGATTGATTGAAGAGAATGAAAAATTTGAGGATAAATTCTTAAAAACCCCTAAAGGAAAGCCCGATGGAGTAGTGGTAATTAATAGATTAACAGAAGACCGAATAAAAGATTTAAAAGATAGGATTTCGGCTTCCATTGATAAAAAGACCGGTGTAATATCGATTTCAGTAAAAATGCCCGATCCAGTGGTGGCTGCCGATGTGGCCAAGTTTGCAATTGACTACATGACGAACTATATTACCAATTATCGTACAGAAAAAATCCGAAAAGAAGTAGATTTCCTGTCCGACAAAGTTGCTGCATCAAAAGGTAAATATTATGCTACTCAGGAACGAAAAGCCCAATATACCGATATGTTTCAGGCACCTACCATCAGACTCCAAACCGCTGATGTACAAAGAGAGCGGCTGGAATCTGAATATAAAATTTCGGCCAATGTGTATAATGAACTATTAAAGAAACTGGAGGAGGCAAGATTGAAATTGCATCAAGAGACTCCTGTATTTCAAATTGCACAAGCTCCAGTTGTTCCAAATTTGAAAAGTGAACCCCAAAAGGCTATTATAATAATAATATTTTCAATTTTTGGTGGAATAATAGGGGCTTTTTTTATCTTAATTTACAAAAATAATTTTCGGAAAATAATAAAAAATATATAA